The following are encoded together in the Salinibacterium sp. UTAS2018 genome:
- a CDS encoding ABC transporter ATP-binding protein, giving the protein MPAGVTVEGWGWRHSSRLAWAVRGLDLRIEPGERVLLLGESGAGKSTFLHALAGVVGDDEGESEGSLLVDGEHPASIRGRTGLVIQDPDSQVILERVGDDVAFGCENLGVPRDEIWQRVRHSLAQVGLDVALDRSTSALSGGQKQRLALAGVLAMQPGLIVLDEPTANLDPVGVTEVRDAVIRVAEATGATIVVVEHRVSVWSEVVDRVVVLAAGGGVIADGLPSEVLSRQGQELAARGVWIPEFPPPRPQRAARGEQHTVLTAESLAFGRAKKALGIPFDREILSSHALAITGANGAGKSTLALTLGGLLAPVDGAVVASLALANGAGPHPIRWKSRQLLTRIGTVFQDPEHQFLTSTVRAELEVGPRALKLSAAEMNARVDELLTRLRLEQLAEANPFTLSGGEKRRLSVATALATRPHVLVLDEPTFGQDSRTWSELLALLARLVDDGSSVIAVSHDLEFVAALADSTVVLE; this is encoded by the coding sequence GTGCCTGCTGGCGTCACCGTCGAAGGATGGGGGTGGCGCCACTCCAGCAGGCTCGCGTGGGCGGTGCGCGGGCTCGACCTGCGCATTGAACCGGGCGAACGTGTACTTCTCCTCGGCGAATCCGGGGCAGGAAAATCGACCTTTCTCCATGCCCTTGCCGGGGTAGTCGGTGACGACGAAGGTGAGTCAGAAGGCTCACTTCTTGTCGATGGCGAGCATCCGGCATCCATTCGTGGCCGCACGGGGCTCGTGATTCAAGACCCTGATAGTCAAGTGATTCTGGAACGCGTCGGTGACGACGTTGCTTTCGGTTGCGAAAACCTTGGTGTGCCGCGCGACGAGATTTGGCAGCGGGTGCGCCATAGTCTCGCTCAGGTCGGCCTCGACGTCGCTCTCGATCGCTCGACGAGCGCGCTCTCGGGCGGGCAAAAGCAGCGTCTAGCGCTCGCCGGAGTACTCGCGATGCAGCCGGGGCTCATCGTTCTCGACGAGCCAACCGCCAATCTCGATCCCGTTGGGGTTACCGAGGTTCGGGATGCCGTCATCCGGGTCGCCGAAGCGACCGGCGCCACGATCGTCGTGGTCGAGCATCGCGTGTCGGTGTGGAGCGAAGTTGTCGATCGTGTCGTTGTGCTCGCAGCCGGCGGGGGAGTCATCGCCGACGGGCTACCTTCGGAGGTTCTCTCGCGCCAAGGACAGGAGCTTGCTGCTCGCGGGGTCTGGATCCCGGAGTTCCCACCGCCGCGCCCCCAGCGCGCAGCCCGCGGTGAGCAGCACACCGTCCTTACCGCGGAAAGCCTCGCATTTGGGCGCGCGAAGAAAGCACTCGGAATACCCTTCGACCGCGAGATCCTGAGCAGCCACGCGCTCGCCATTACCGGTGCCAACGGCGCCGGTAAGTCCACGCTCGCGTTGACCCTTGGCGGACTACTCGCACCGGTAGACGGTGCCGTGGTCGCGAGCCTCGCACTCGCAAACGGGGCGGGCCCGCATCCGATCAGATGGAAGTCGCGTCAACTGCTCACTCGAATCGGTACCGTGTTTCAAGACCCGGAGCACCAGTTTTTGACGAGCACGGTGCGCGCAGAGCTCGAAGTGGGACCGCGGGCGCTGAAGCTTTCGGCGGCTGAAATGAATGCTCGGGTCGATGAGCTACTCACGCGGCTCCGTCTCGAGCAGCTTGCCGAAGCCAACCCGTTCACGCTCTCGGGGGGCGAGAAACGTCGCCTCAGTGTCGCTACCGCCCTGGCTACGCGCCCGCATGTTCTGGTACTCGACGAACCCACGTTTGGCCAAGATTCGCGTACATGGAGCGAACTGCTCGCACTGCTGGCTCGGCTCGTGGATGACGGCAGCAGCGTGATCGCGGTCAGTCACGATCTCGAGTTTGTCGCCGCGCTCGCAGACTCTACGGTGGTGCTCGAATGA
- a CDS encoding ECF transporter S component, producing MTTTAPSSPSSTTSTLGSRFQWRVIDIVVASVIGVASGLIFVVWNVASTPALAPFSALLPGLQAIGGGFWLFAGVLTALVIRKPGAAIYGEVVAASVSALIGNQWGILTLVSGITQGVGAEIVFAAFLYANWRVSGAILAGAGAGLAMVITDLLLWYPGSALPFIVIYAIAGVVGGMLIAGLLSWLATRGLAATGALNRFGAGREIAKRV from the coding sequence GTGACCACAACAGCACCATCTTCACCCTCGTCCACCACCTCGACCCTGGGATCGCGCTTTCAGTGGCGCGTCATCGACATCGTCGTGGCCAGCGTCATCGGCGTCGCGAGCGGCTTGATTTTCGTCGTCTGGAACGTGGCGTCAACGCCGGCACTGGCACCGTTTTCGGCGCTGCTCCCGGGACTCCAAGCGATCGGCGGAGGCTTCTGGCTGTTCGCCGGTGTTCTCACCGCGCTCGTTATTCGTAAGCCGGGCGCCGCAATCTATGGTGAAGTCGTCGCAGCCTCGGTCTCGGCCCTCATCGGCAATCAGTGGGGCATCCTCACCCTCGTCAGCGGTATTACCCAAGGAGTGGGCGCCGAGATCGTGTTCGCTGCGTTCCTCTACGCAAACTGGCGGGTCAGCGGCGCCATTCTGGCCGGCGCCGGAGCAGGACTCGCCATGGTCATCACCGACTTGCTGCTCTGGTACCCGGGCTCAGCACTGCCCTTCATTGTCATTTACGCGATCGCTGGCGTCGTCGGCGGAATGCTCATCGCCGGATTACTCTCGTGGCTTGCCACGCGTGGTCTTGCTGCCACCGGCGCGCTCAACCGTTTCGGTGCCGGTCGCGAGATTGCGAAGCGGGTCTGA
- a CDS encoding LLM class F420-dependent oxidoreductase, whose protein sequence is MDFRIFTEPQNGASYTDQLLLAQAAEQLGFTGYFRSDHYLTMDDRNGGMPGPTDSWTTLAGLARETSTIRLGTLVSSATFRHPGILAIQVAQVDDMSGGRIELGLGTGWFEREHAAYGIPFPAKRFGMLEEQLDVITGIWGTDPGKTFSYEGKHYQLSNSPALPKPTQDPLPIIIGGSGPSRTPALTAKFAAEYNAGFATIAPLKERIDRVHAACEHCDRDPSTLVLSIAGTTAVGATDAQIDARATAANSTPDALRLGGFAGTASEVVDKISELKALGFTRVYFQIMDFHDLDQLDFLAREVLPQLD, encoded by the coding sequence ATGGACTTCCGCATCTTCACAGAGCCTCAGAACGGCGCCAGCTACACCGACCAGCTTCTGCTCGCGCAAGCGGCAGAGCAGCTCGGCTTCACGGGCTACTTTCGCTCTGACCACTATCTGACGATGGATGACCGCAACGGTGGCATGCCTGGTCCGACAGATTCCTGGACCACGCTCGCCGGTCTCGCGCGGGAGACCTCAACTATTCGCCTCGGCACGCTCGTCTCGTCGGCGACCTTCCGGCATCCGGGAATTCTGGCGATTCAGGTCGCTCAGGTCGACGACATGTCGGGCGGGCGCATCGAACTCGGTTTGGGCACGGGGTGGTTCGAGCGCGAACACGCCGCCTACGGTATCCCCTTCCCGGCAAAGCGGTTCGGGATGCTCGAAGAACAGCTCGACGTGATCACGGGCATCTGGGGCACCGACCCCGGAAAGACTTTCTCGTATGAGGGCAAGCACTACCAGTTGAGCAACTCCCCCGCGCTGCCGAAGCCCACGCAAGACCCGCTACCGATCATTATCGGCGGCAGCGGCCCGAGCCGTACGCCAGCGCTCACGGCTAAGTTCGCCGCCGAATACAACGCTGGCTTCGCCACTATCGCACCGCTCAAGGAACGCATCGACCGCGTGCATGCCGCGTGCGAGCACTGCGACCGCGACCCATCGACCCTCGTGCTCTCGATAGCCGGAACGACCGCAGTCGGGGCCACTGACGCTCAAATCGACGCTCGCGCAACCGCAGCCAACAGCACCCCCGACGCGTTGCGCCTCGGGGGCTTCGCGGGGACCGCAAGCGAAGTGGTCGACAAGATCTCCGAGCTAAAAGCCCTCGGTTTTACCCGGGTCTACTTTCAGATCATGGACTTTCACGACCTCGACCAGCTCGACTTTCTCGCGCGCGAAGTACTCCCCCAGCTCGACTGA
- a CDS encoding DUF3097 domain-containing protein encodes MTDDRYSHDVLADFSIQRGPKVLPKVAIERDMVVEVIADGYVGALVRFTDGLMELEDRSGRSRAFPLGSGYLIDGVPVELIKPVPKAGETATRKTASGSFAAPEQRARTALASRIYVEGRHDAELVEKVWGDDLRAEGVVVEFLGGIDDLEKIVADFAPNSERKLGILVDHLVPGSKESRIAEAVGRGKYGKYALIVGHPFVDVWQAVKPQSLGIAAWPTVPRTIEWKHGICEAFGWPHDDQADIARAWQFILSKVKNFGDLEPELLGRVEHLIDFVTVDQES; translated from the coding sequence GTGACCGACGACCGCTATTCCCACGATGTTCTTGCCGACTTCAGTATTCAGCGCGGCCCGAAGGTTCTTCCGAAGGTTGCGATCGAGCGAGACATGGTCGTCGAAGTCATTGCCGACGGCTACGTCGGTGCACTCGTGCGCTTCACCGACGGCCTCATGGAATTGGAAGACCGCAGCGGGCGCTCCCGTGCCTTCCCGCTGGGAAGTGGCTATCTGATCGATGGCGTGCCGGTCGAGCTAATAAAGCCCGTGCCCAAAGCCGGTGAGACGGCTACTCGCAAGACCGCGTCGGGCTCTTTCGCCGCGCCAGAGCAGCGCGCCCGCACCGCGCTTGCGAGCCGCATTTATGTGGAGGGTCGCCACGATGCCGAACTCGTCGAAAAGGTGTGGGGCGATGACCTGCGAGCCGAGGGAGTCGTCGTTGAGTTCCTGGGGGGTATCGACGATCTCGAGAAGATTGTCGCGGACTTTGCGCCCAACTCCGAACGCAAGCTGGGCATCTTGGTTGATCACCTTGTGCCGGGCTCAAAAGAGAGTCGAATTGCCGAGGCTGTGGGCCGCGGCAAGTACGGCAAGTATGCGCTGATAGTCGGGCACCCGTTCGTGGATGTCTGGCAGGCGGTCAAACCTCAGAGTCTCGGAATCGCCGCGTGGCCCACCGTTCCCCGCACGATTGAGTGGAAGCACGGCATCTGCGAGGCGTTCGGCTGGCCTCATGACGATCAAGCGGATATCGCGCGCGCCTGGCAGTTCATCCTGTCGAAAGTGAAGAACTTTGGCGATCTCGAACCTGAACTGTTGGGCCGCGTCGAGCACTTGATCGACTTCGTTACGGTCGACCAAGAATCGTAG
- a CDS encoding VanZ family protein, whose protein sequence is MFRSRFAVAAAAALYFAALASLAFVIAPGSDGRFWLWTTVAFIPVGVFLVGMFGRRRWWAALAFSIVAASWLEAAQTVWMPAGYAAVVDILLASIGAGIGVSAAVGVALWREHSERPATRTTQATTNLATSRRASASNSAAPLNLER, encoded by the coding sequence ATGTTCCGATCGAGATTTGCAGTGGCTGCCGCAGCAGCGCTGTACTTCGCCGCTCTGGCGAGTCTCGCTTTCGTGATTGCCCCGGGCAGCGATGGCCGCTTTTGGCTGTGGACGACCGTAGCGTTCATTCCGGTCGGTGTCTTTCTCGTCGGCATGTTCGGTCGCCGACGGTGGTGGGCAGCACTCGCCTTTAGCATCGTCGCGGCGTCGTGGCTCGAAGCTGCGCAGACAGTGTGGATGCCCGCGGGCTATGCCGCTGTCGTAGACATTCTGCTGGCCAGTATCGGTGCCGGCATCGGAGTGTCAGCTGCCGTGGGTGTAGCCCTCTGGCGCGAACACTCGGAACGGCCAGCGACGCGCACTACGCAAGCCACCACCAACCTCGCGACCTCTCGTCGCGCCTCCGCCAGCAACTCGGCGGCACCGCTTAACCTCGAGCGGTGA